The following are encoded in a window of Sminthopsis crassicaudata isolate SCR6 chromosome 3, ASM4859323v1, whole genome shotgun sequence genomic DNA:
- the LOC141560847 gene encoding E3 SUMO-protein ligase RanBP2-like: MRRSKAEVERYIASVQGSAPSPREKSMKGFLFAKLYYEAKEYDLAKRYISTYLNVQERDPKAHKFLGLLYEAEGNIDKAVGCYKRSVELNPTQKDLVLKIAELLCENDATDGRAKYWVERASKLFPGNPTIYRLKEQLLDCKGEDGWNQLFDLIQSELYARPDDVYVNIRLVELYRSNKRLKDAVAHCCEAERHLALRTSLEWYSCVVRTLKEYLESLQSLEVNKSNWRTTNKDLLLAYANLMLLTLSTRDVQESRELLESFDDALQSVKSFMSGNDELSVTFLEMKGHFYMHAGTLLLKMAQHSEVQWRALSELAALCYLIAFQVPRPKTKLMKGENSGQNLLEMMAYDRLSQTGHMLLNLSRGKQDFLKEVVESFANKSGQSALYDALFDSQSPKDKSFLGSDDIRNVSIQTPEPEELARYDIGAIRAHNGSLQHLTWLGLQWNSLSTLPTIRKWLKQLFHHLPQETSRLETNAPESICLLDLEVFLLGVIFTSHLQLQEKSNFHYNSHQPPCLPLPVCKQLCTDRQKSWWDAAYNLIHRKAVSGTSAKLRLLVQHEINTLRGQGKHGLQPAMLVHWAKSLQKTGSGLNSFYDQREYIGRSVHYWKKVLPLLKIIKKKSNIPEPIDPLFKHFHSADIQISEVGEYEEEAHITFAMLDAVDGKTEDAMSAFEAIKNVVSYWNLALIFHRKAEDIENDALSPEEREECKNYLRKSRDYLIKISDESCTDPAVARKLPVPLESVKEMLNSVMQELEEYSEGGPHGKNGSPRNIDSEIKHSTPSPTKFSLSPSKSYKFSPKTPPRWAEDQNSLLKMICQQVEAIKKEMHELKLNSSNSTMSPHRWPAEGYGTDSVPDGYQGSQNYHGAPLTVATTGPSVYYSQSPAYNSQYLLRTAANVTPTKAPVYGMNRLTPQQHIYAYPQQMHTPPVQNPPACMFSQEMYGPPLRFDSPATGILSPRGDDYFNYNVQQTSTNPPLPEPGYFTKPPVVPHPSKSTESRVIEFGKSNFGQPMPGEGVRPPLTTSAQATQPTTFKFNSNFKSNDGDFTFSSPEVVGHPPPAAFSNSESLLGLLTSDKTSHDDSYSGTKPIPSQTSAPRNTFNFGNKNISNVSFTEGMTHGQCKNSLFGRNDDMFTFQSPSKTVFGTPTSDLANKSHETDGGSTHGDDDDDGPHFEPVVPLPDKIEVKTGEEDEEEFFCNRAKLFRFDAESKEWKERGIGNVKILRHKISGKIRLLMRREQVLKICANHYINPDMKLTPNAGSDKSFVWHALDYADELPKPEQLAIKFKTPEEAAHFKRKFEEAQGILRSAASNISTTNQNVRVLKDTKNQDNKDTGKPDSGHPNFGFQITKKDGLWDCNNCLVKNVATAKKCVSCKTLNPHNKELLGPPLVENSPAFKPGTEKTQEGFGLMFAKKEGHWDCSVCLVRNEPSVSKCIACQNTNTANKTKPSFSQQTPFKFGQGEPSKPTTSDLGTLFPKKDGQWNCSVCLVQNEVSDKKCVACQNPNSQCQPSHTIPAPTALKLTTADTSKSTKGGFDEKFNKKEGQWDCSVCLVRNESSSLKCDACEAPNPVNKPVAEASSDFTFGFKSKLSEPSGSQMATGFKCDFSEKSFKFGSAEQGFKFGHVEQGSSPSSFTFQVPSGMDAKSTKEGFSFTMPASAGGFKFGIQDSSDQKGSEKAIEGDAAVKSHDIKQNSSDLVFGNSSSNFTFADLAKSGEGFQFGKKDPNFKGFSGAGEKLFSSQSAKMSPKANTSSDIEKEDDAYKTEDNDDIHFEPVVQMPEKVELVTGEEDEKVLYSQRVKLFRFDAEISQWKERGLGNLKILKNEVNGKLRMLMRREQVLKVCANHWITTTMNLKPLSGSDRAWMWLASDFSDGDAKLEQLAAKFKTPELAEEFKQKFEECQRLLLDIPLQTPHKLVDTGRAAKLIQRAEEMKSGLKDLKTFLTNDKKLTEEESNNSGLAASTSDLTVKPHAETTGPSLEWDNYDLREDALDDSVSSSSVYASPLSNSPVRKNLFRFGDSTTGFNFSFKSALSPSKSPAKLNQSRTSVGTDEESDVTQEEEKDGQYFEPVVPLPDLIEVSSGEENEQVIFSHRAKLYRYDKDAGQWKERGIGDIKILQNYDNKHVRIVMRRDQVLKLCANHRVTPDMTLQNMKGTERVWVWTACDFADGERKVEQLAVRFKLQDVADAFKQIFDEAKQAQEKDTLLSPHFSRASTPREFPCGKIAVAVLEETTRERTDLNQDSDTTDTVLEVGEVCSTSETPTKAVVSPPKFVFGSESVKSIFSSEKSKPFAFGNNSATGSLFGFSFNAPLKSKSGEDVSGEIERKSDSSKSEAQKSLNIKPFVENKAEKSLTPFSKEEPSTTCAFKTLEKAEVKKEPEELSTDDVLIIYELTPTPEQKALAVNLKLPPTFFCYKNRPDYISEEEDDDEDFESAVKKLNGKLYPDDQDECKGSQEFVREEVIPDHDKECMIVWEKKPTSEEKAKAETLQLPPTFFCGVCSDTDEDSSHPEDFNTEVQKVQEARKSHDEEEVTSSTDTACTRGTELPTSLTCKSEEPDSTTESSDATSGANDKPVDLSNKKENEADSTSQEVESRTMSFGFGTSTGLSFADLASGNSGDFAFGSKDKNFQWANTGATVFGKQATSKGGEDEEGSDEEVVHNEDIHFEPIVSLPEVEVKSGEEDEEILFKERAKLYRWDRDVVQWKERGVGEIKILFHTMKNYYRILMRRDQVFKVCANHAITKAMELKSLNVSNNTLVWTATDYADGEGKIEQLAVRFKTKEMSDTFKKRFEECQDNLSKLQKGQVSLIAELSQETNPLVFFEIFADDEPLGRITMELFANIVPQTAENFRALCTGEKGFGYKNSVFHRVIPDFVCHGGDITKHDGTGGRSIYGNAFEDENFTVRHTSPGLLSMANRGRDTNNSQFFILLKKAEHLDFKHVVFGFVKDGMDTVKKIESFGSPTGLVSKRIMITECGQI, encoded by the exons GCACTTCAGTCTGTGAAATCTTTTATGAGTGGGAATGATGAGCTATCAGTTACTTTCCTGGAAATGAAAGGTCACTTCTATATGCATGCTGGAACTCTGCTTTTGAAAATGGCTCAGCACAGTGAGGTACAATGGAGAGCTCTATCAGAATTGGCAGCCTTATGCTATCTCATAGCATTTCAG GTTCCAAGACCAAAGACTAAATtaatgaaaggagaaaattctggacaaaatttgttggaAATGATGGCCTATGATCGTCTGAGCCAGACTG GACATATGCTGCTAAATTTAAGTCGTGGCAAGCAAGACTTCTTAAAAGAGGTTGTGGAATCATTTGCCAATAAGAGTGGACAGTCTGCCTTGTATGATGCCTTGTTCGATAGTCAATCACCTAAGGATAAGTCATTTTTGGGTAGTGATGATATCAGAAATGTTAGCATACAGACCCCAGAACCTGAAGAACTGGCTAGATATGATATTG GGGCCATTAGAGCACATAATGGTAGTCTTCAGCATCTCACTTGGCTTGGGTTACAATGGAACTCATTGTCTACCTTACCAACAATCCGAAAATGGCTTAAACAGCTTTTTCATCATTTGCCACAAGAAACCTCAAGACTTGAAACTAATGCTCCTGAGTCAATTTGTTTATTAGATCTTGAA gtatTTCTACTTGGGGTGATATTTACCAGCCACTTACAATTACAAGAGAAATCCAATTTTCACTACAATTCACATCAACCTCCATGCTTGCCACTACCTGTGTGCAAACAGCTTTGTACAGACCGACAAAAATCCTGGTGGGATGCGGCTTATAATCTTATTCACAGAAAAGCAGT gtctGGAACTTCTGCAAAGTTACGCCTTCTAGTTCAACATGAAATAAACACACTAAGGGGTCAGGGCAAGCATGGTCTTCAACCTGCTATGCTTGTACATTGGGCAAAAAGTCTTCAGAAAACA GGCAGTGGACTTAATTCTTTTTATGATCAGCGGGAATACATAGGAAGAAGTGTTCATTACTGGAAGAAAGTTCTGCCATTATTGAAGATAATTAAAAAGAAGAGTAATATTCCTGAACCCATTGATCCTCTGTTCAAACATTTTCATAGTGCAGATATTCAG ATATCTGAAGTTGGGGAATATGAGGAAGAAGCACACATAACATTTGCTATGTTGGATGCAgttgatgggaaaactgaagatGCTATGTCAGCATTTGAAGCTATAAAAAATGTTGTTTCCTATTGGAATCTTGCcctg atttttcatAGGAAAGCAGAAGACATTGAGAATGATGCTCTTTCCCCAGAAGAACGAGAAGAATGCAAAAACTATTTAAGAAAATCTAGAGActacttaataaaaatttcagaTGAAAGTTGCACAGATCCTGCTGTAGCTAGAAAG CTTCCAGTTCCTTTGGAGTCTGTAAAAGAGATGCTTAATTCAGTAATGCAAGAACTTGAGGAATATAGTGAAGGAGGTCCCCATGGTAAAAATGGTTCACCTAGAAATATAGATTCTGAAATAAAACATTCTACACCGTCTCCAACCAAATTTTCTTTATCACCAAGTAAAAGTTACAAG ttttctcctAAAACTCCTCCTCGATGGGCAGAAGATCAAAATTCTTTATTGAAAATGATCTGCCAACAAGTAGAAGCTATTAAG AAAGAAATGCATGAGTTGAAGCTAAACAGCAGTAATTCTACTATGTCCCCTCACCGTTGGCCTGCAGAAGGCTATGGAACAGATTCAGTGCCTGATGGATATCAGGGATCCCAAAATTATCATGGAGCTCCACTAACAG ttgcaACTACTGGCCCTTCAGTGTATTACAGTCAATCACCAGCCTATAATTCCCAGTATCTTCTCAGAACAGCAGCTAATGTTACACCGACAAAG gcTCCTGTTTATGGCATGAACCGGCTTACACCTCAACAGCATATATATGCTTACCCACAACAAATGCATACACCTCCAGTGCAAAATCCACCTGCCTGTATGTTCTCTCAAGAGATGTATGGTCCTCCATTGCGTTTTGATTCCCCTGCAACTGGAATTCTGTCACCTCGAGGAGATGATTACTTCAATTACAATGTTCAACAGACAAGCACAAATCCACCTTTGCCTGAACCAGGCTATTTCACAAAACCGCCAGTTGTGCCTCATCCTTCAAAATCTACAGAATCCAGGGTTATAGAATTTGGGAAATCTAACTTTGGACAGCCTATGCCAGGTGAAGGAGTAAGGCCACCTTTAACAACTTCAGCACAAGCAACACAGCCAACCACCTTTAAATTTAACTCCAATTTTAAATCCAATGATGGTGACTTTACATTTTCATCACCTGAAGTTGTGGGGCATCCTCCTCCTGCAGCTTTCAGTAATAGTGAGAGTCTCTTAGGTCTCCTAACTTCAGATAAAACTTCACATGATGACAGTTATAGTGGAACAAAACCAATTCCTAGTCAGACAAGTGCACCACGAAATACATTCAATTTTGGTAACAAGAATATTTCTAATGTTTCATTTACAGAAGGCATGACACATGGTCAGtgtaaaaattctctttttggtcGTAATGACGACATGTTTACTTTCCAAAGTCCAAGCAAAACAGTATTTGGAACACCAACTTCAGACTTAGCAAACAAGAGTCATGAAACAGATGGAGGAAGTACTcatggagatgatgatgatgatggtccTCACTTTGAACCAGTAGTTCCACTTCCTGATAAAATAGAAGTGAAAACTGGcgaggaagatgaagaagaattCTTTTGTAATCGTGCAAAATTATTCCGTTTTGATGCAGAATCCAAAGAATGGAAGGAACGAGGCATTGGCAATGTTAAGATACTGAGGCATAAAATATCTGGCAAAATTCGTCTTCTCATGAGACGAGAGCAAGTACTCAAAATCTGTGCTAATCATTATATAAATCCAGATATGAAGCTGACACCCAATGCTGGCTCAGATAAATCATTTGTATGGCATGCTCTTGACTACGCAGATGAATTACCAAAGCCAGAGCAACTTGCCATTAAATTTAAAACTCCAGAGGAGGCAGCTCATTTCAAACGCAAGTTTGAAGAGGCCCAAGGAATCTTAAGATCTGCAGCTTCAAATATTTCCACAACAAACCAAAATGTTAGGGTTTTgaaagacaccaagaatcaggaTAACAAGGATACTGGAAAACCTGACTCTGGACATCCAAATTTTGGTTtccaaattacaaaaaaagacGGGTTATGGGATTGTAACAACTGCTTAGTAAAGAATGTTGCAACAGCAAAGAAATGTGTATCATGCAAAACCCTAAATCCACATAATAAGGAGCTTTTGGGCCCACCATTAGTTGAAAACTCTCCAGCTTTTAAGCCTGGCACAGAAAAGACTCAAGAAGGATTTGGATTGATGTTTGCTAAGAAAGAAGGTCACTGGGATTGCAGTGTGTGTTTAGTGAGGAATGAACCGTCGGTATCTAAGTGTATAGCTTGCCAGAATACAAACACAGCAAATAAAACTAAACCATCATTTAGTCAGCAAACTCCCTTCAAGTTTGGTCAGGGAGAGCCTTCTAAACCTACTACCAGTGATTTGGGAACTCTTTTTCCTAAGAAGGATGGACAGTGGAATTGCAGTGTGTGTTTGGTACAGAATGAAGTAAGTGATAAAAAATGTGTTGCTTGTCAGAATCCAAATTCACAATGTCAACCCAGTCACACAATTCCAGCACCTACTGCTTTGAAGCTTACTACTGCAGACACCAGCAAGTCTACTAAAGGTGGATTTGATGAAAAGTTTAATAAGAAGGAAGGACAGTGGGATTGTAGTGTTTGCTTAGTACGAAATGAAAGCTCTTCCTTGAAATGTGATGCCTGTGAAGCACCAAATCCAGTCAATAAGCCTGTTGCAGAAGCATCTTCAGATTTTACATTTGGTTTCAAGAGTAAATTATCTGAACCTTCTGGGAGTCAGATGGCAACTGGTTTTAAATGTGacttttcagaaaaatcttttaaatttggcAGTGCTGAACAGGGTTTTAAATTTGGCCATGTTGAGCAAGGAAGCTCAccttcttccttcacatttcAGGTTCCCTCTGGCATGGATGCCAAATCTACAAAAGAAGGATTTAGTTTTACTATGCCTGCATCTGCTGGTGGATTTAAATTTGGCATACAAGACTCTAGTGATCAGAAGGGTAGTGAGAAGGCCATTGAAGGAGATGCTGCTGTCAAGTCTCATGATATCAAGCAAAATAGTAGTGATTTAGTTTTTGGAAATAGTAGTAGCAATTTCACTTTTGCTGACCTTGCAAAGTCAGGGGAAGGATTTCAATTTGGCAAAAAAGATCCAAATTTTAAAGGGTTTTCAGGTGCAGGTGAAAAACTTTTTTCATCACAGAGTGCTAAAATGTCCCCTAAGGCCAATACTTCATCAGACATTGAGAAAGAGGATGATGCATACAAGACCGAGGACAATGATGATATCCATTTCGAACCTGTAGTTCAAATGCCTGAAAAAGTGGAACTTGTTACAGGAGAAGAAGATGAAAAGGTTCTATATTCGCAGAGAGTGAAATTATTTAGATTTGATGCAGAGATAAGtcaatggaaagaaaggggcttAGGAAATTTaaagattcttaaaaatgaaGTCAATGGCAAACTAAGAATGCTGATGCGACGAGAACAAGTACTAAAAGTATGTGCTAATCATTGGATCACTACTACAATGAATCTTAAACCTTTATCTGGTTCAGATAGAGCATGGATGTGGCTAGCTAGTGATTTTTCTGATGGAGATGCTAAACTGGAACAATTAGCAGCTAAGTTTAAAACACCAGAGTTGGCTGAAGAATTCAAGCAGAAATTTGAAGAGTGCCAGAGACTTTTACTAGACATACCACTTCAAACACCTCATAAACTTGTAGATACTGGGAGAGCTGCCAAACTAATACAGAGAGCTGAAGAAATGAAAAGTGGACTAAAAGATCTCAAAACATTTTTGACAAATGAcaaaaagctcactgaggaagaGAGTAACAATTCAGGTTTAGCAGCCAGTACTTCTGATTTAACAGTAAAACCACATGCTGAAACTACTGGGCCTTCATTAGAATGGGATAATTATGACTTAAGAGAGGATGCTTTGGATGATAGTGTAAGCAGTAGCTCAGTATATGCATCTCCATTATCAAATAGCCCTGTGAGGAAAAATCTCTTCCGTTTTGGTGATTCAACAACAGGGtttaatttcagttttaaatctgcTTTGAGTCCATCAAAATCCCCTGCCAAGTTGAATCAGAGTAGGACTTCTGTTGGCACTGATGAAGAGTCTGATGTTAcccaagaagaagagaaagatgggCAGTACTTTGAGCCAGTTGTACCATTACCTGATCTGATAGAAGTGTCTAGTGGTGAGGAAAATGAACAAGTTATCTTTAGTCATAGAGCCAAACTCTATAGATATGACAAAGATGCTGGCcagtggaaggaaagaggaatagGTGATATAAAGATTTTGCAGAATTATGATAATAAACATGTGCGCATAGTGATGCGAAGGGACCAAGTATTGAAACTTTGTGCCAATCATAGAGTAACACCAGACATGACTTTGCAAAACATGAAAGGGACAGAAAGAGTATGGGTTTGGACTGCATGTGACTTTgctgatggagaaagaaaagtagaacaATTAGCTGTCCGGTTTAAACTGCAGGATGTTGCAGATGCATTCAAACAAATTTTTGATGAAGCAAAACAGGCCCAAGAAAAAGATACCTTGCTTTCACCACACTTTTCCCGTGCTTCTACTCCACGAGAATTCCCATGTGGCAAGATTGCAGTAGCCGTATTAGAAGAAACCACAAGGGAGAGAACAGATTTAAACCAGGATTCTGATACAACAGATACAGTTCTAGAAGTTGGAGAAGTATGTAGCACTTCTGAAACACCAACTAAAGCAGTTGTTTCTCCTCCAAAATTTGTATTTGGCTCTGAATCTGTTAAAAGCATTTTTAGTAGtgaaaaatcaaaaccatttgcatTTGGCAATAATTCAGCTACAGGCTCTTTATTTGGATTCAGTTTTAATGCACCTTTGAAAAGCAAAAGTGGCGAAGATGTTTCAGGTGAGATTGAAAGAAAATCAGACTCTAGTAAAAGTGAGGCACAGAAGAGCTTGAACATCAAACCATTTGTTGAAAACAAAGCAGAAAAGTCCTTGACTCCTTTTTCAAAGGAAGAGCCCTCAACTACCTGCGCATTTAAAACATTAGAAAAGG ctgAGGTAAAGAAGGAACCAGAAGAACTTTCCACAGATGATGTACTCATTATATATGAACTAACTCCTACTCCTGAACAAAAAGCTCTTGCTGTCAATCTTAAACTTCCTCCAACTTTTTTCTGCTATAAGAATAGACCAGATTACATTAGTGAGGAAGAAGATGATG ATGAAGATTTTGAATCAGCTGTCAAGAAACTTAATGGAAAGCTATATCCAGATGACCAAGATGAATGTAAAGGATCCCAAGAATTTGTAAGAG AAGAAGTTATTCCAGACCATGATAAAGAATGTATGATTGTCTGGGAAAAGAAACCAACAtctgaagaaaaagcaaaagcagaaacgcTACAACTTCCTCCTACTTTTTTCTGTGGTGTTTGCAGTGATACTGATGAGGATAGTAGCCATCCAGAAGACTTTAACACAGAAGTTCAAAAAGTCCAGGAAGCAAGG aaatcgcATGATGAGGAAGAGGTTACAAGTTCAACTGATACAGCATGTACTAGAGGGACTGAACTTCCTACTTCATTAACATGTAAATCTGAAGAACCTGACTCTACTACTGAATCTTCTGATGCTACATCTGGGGCTAATGACAAACCTGTAGATTtatctaataaaaaagaaaatgaggcagattcCACAAGCCAAG AAGTAGAAAGCAGAACAATGTCGTTTGGATTTGGCACTAGTACGGGATTGTCATTTGCGGATTTGGCTTCTGGTAATTCTGGGGATTTTGCTTTTGGTTCAAAAG ATAAAAATTTCCAGTGGGCAAATACTGGAGCTACTGTGTTTGGGAAACAAGCAACCAGTAAAGGTGGAGAAGATGAAGAAGGTAGTGATGAAGAAGTTGTACATAATGAAGATATACATTTTGAACCAATTGTATCTTTACCAGAG GTAGAAGTGAAATCtggagaagaagatgaagaaattttGTTTAAAGAAAGAGCCAAACTTTACAGGTGGGACAGAGATGTTGTTCAGTGGAAAGAACGGGGAGTTGGAGAGATAAAGATCCTTTTCCATACAATGAAGAACTATTATCGAATCCTTATGAGAAGAGACCAGGTCTTTAAAGTTTGTGCAAATCATGCTATTACCAAAGCGATGGAGTTAAAATCCTTAAATGTTTCAAATAATACTTTAGTTTGGACTGCTACAGACTATGCAG atggagaaggaaaaattgaaCAGCTTGCAGTAAGATTTAAAACTAAAGAAATGTCCGATACTTTTAAGAAGAGATTTGAAGAATGTCAGGATAATTTATCAAAACTGCAGAAGGGACAAGTATCGCTTATAGCAGAGTTGTCACAGGAAACAAATCCCTTggtattttttgaaatatttgctGATGATGAACCTCTGGGACGTATCACTATGGAACTATTTGCAAACATTGTGCCTCAAACTGCTGAGAACTTTAGGGCACTATGCACAGGAGAAAAAGGCTTTGGTTATAAGAACTCAGTTTTTCACCGTGTAATTCCAGATTTTGTTTGCCAT ggAGGAGATATCACCAAACATGATGGAACTGGAGGAAGGTCCATTTATGGGAACGCATTTGAAGATGAAAACTTTACAGTGCGACATACTAGTCCTGGTTTGTTGTCTATGGCTAATCGTGGCCGAGACACCAATAACTCTCAATTTTTTATCCTTCTGAAGAAAGCAGAACATTTGGACTTTAAGCATGTAGTATTTGGATTTGTTAAAGATGGCATGGATACTGTGAAAAAGATTGAATCATTTGGTTCTCCTACAGGGTTGGTGAGCAAAAGAATTATGATCACAGAGTGTGGACAAATATAA